One genomic segment of Panulirus ornatus isolate Po-2019 chromosome 3, ASM3632096v1, whole genome shotgun sequence includes these proteins:
- the LOC139763823 gene encoding bifunctional glutamate/proline--tRNA ligase-like isoform X2, translating to MTRQSRQCLAWRDWHWKVGAMCNCGFSSLHIQQKNGSKECLLELKMASKEKADKAGSNKDVDAAKKETRLGLEVSKSENLPDWYSNVLTKAEMIEYYDVSGCYILRPWSYAIWEHMQSFLNAKIKKTGVKNGYFPLFVSQAALEKEKTHIADFAPEVAWVTHSGRSKLAEPIAVRPTSETIMYPAYAKWIQSYRDLPLKINQWNNVVRWEFKHPQPFLRTREFLWQEGHSAFATKEEAEEEVYRMLDIYAEVYEDLLAIPVVKGRKTEKEKFAGGDFTTTIEAFVSASGRAIQGATSHHLGQNFSRMFDITFEDPKTEEMAYVYQNSWGLSTRPIGAVVMIHGDDKGLVLPPRVADIQVIIVPCGISAKMTDEQRKELYDGCTVLEKRLQKSSVRAECDLRENYSPGWKFNHWEMKGVPVRLDVGPRDLAKQEAVAVCRDTKEKLTIPVAELECKMIGLLDQIHDRLFAQAKDDLESHKKLVHSWEEFITALDGSNIMLAPYCGNESCEDSIKKDSACDEPSSTKGPSMGAKSLCIPFDQPGNVTGKSCIHPKCGQPAKFYTLFGRSY from the exons ATGACCCGACAAagtagacagtgcttggcctgGAGAGATTGGCATTGGAAAGTAGGAGCCATGTGcaactgtggtttcagttcactACACATACAgcaaaagaatggat CGAAGGAGTGCCTCTTGGAACTTAAGATGGCAAGTAAAGAAAAGGCAGATAAAGCAGGGAGCAACAAGGATGTTGATGCAGCGAAGAAGGAGACAAGGTTGGGTTTGGAAGTATCAAAGTCTGAAAATTTGCCCGACTGGTACTCTAAT GTACTGACTAAGGCAGAAATGATTGAGTACTATGATGTATCTGGTTGCTATATTCTACGTCCTTGGTCATATGCTATTTGGGAACATATGCAGAGTTTCTTAAATGCCAAGATTAAGAAGACTGGTGTGAAAAATGGTTATTTTCCCTTGTTTGTGAGCCAGGCTGCActtgagaaagaaaaaacacacatTGCTGACTTTGCTCCAGAG GTAGCTTGGGTCACACACTCAGGACGGAGTAAACTTGCCGAACCTATAGCTGTCCGACCAACTTCTGAGACTATTATGTACCCTGCCTATGCCAAGTGGATTCAGTCATACCGAGATCTGCCTTTGAAAATAAACCAATGGAATAATGTTGTG CGATGGGAGTTCAAGCATCCTCAGCCATTTTTGCGAACCCGTGAGTTCCTGTGGCAGGAAGGACACTCGGCCTTTGCCACAAAAGAAGAAGCTGAAGAGGAAGTGTATAGAATGTTAGATATATATGCAGAG GTTTATGAAGATCTCCTTGCCATTCCTGTTGTAAAGGGTCgcaaaactgaaaaagaaaagtttgcaGGAGGAGACTTTACTACTACAATTGAAGCGTTCGTGTCTGCTAGTGGCCGAGCAATTCAAGGAGCTACATCACATCATCTTGGACAGAACTTTTCTCGAATGTTTGACATAACATTTGAGGACCCAAAGACTGAGGAAATGGCTTATGTTTACCAGAATTCATGGGGTCTTTCAACACGTCCCATTGGTGCTGTGGTGATGATACATGGAGATGACAAGGGCCTTGTACTACCTCCCAGAGTTGCTGATATCCAG GTTATAATAGTGCCTTGTGGAATCAGTGCTAAGATGACTGATGAACAAAGGAAAGAACTGTATGATGGCTGCACAGTGCTGGAGAAACGATTGCAAAAGTCATCTGTACGTGCAGAGTGTGATCTAAGAGAGAACTATAGCCCAGGTTGGAAGTTTAATCACTGGGAAATGAAG GGGGTTCCTGTGCGACTAGATGTTGGTCCACGGGATTTGGCTAAGCAAGAGGCTGTTGCAGTTTGTCGAGATACCAAAGAAAAACTTACCATACCAGTTGCTGAACTCGAGTGCAAGATGATAGGACTTTTAGACCAGATTCATGATAGACTCTTTGCACAGGCTAAGGATGATTTGGAGTCACATAAGAAATTA GTGCATAGCTGGGAAGAATTCATAACTGCACTTGATGGCAGTAACATAATGCTGGCTCCATATTGTGGAAATGAATCATGTGAAGACAGTATCAAGAAAGATTCTGCCTGTGATGAGCCTTCATCCACAAAAGGTCCAAGTATGGGAGCCAAGAGCCTTTGCATACCCTTTGACCAGCCTGGTAATGTTACAGGTAAGTCCTGTATACATCCTAAGTGTGGGCAGCCTGCCAAGTTCTACACACTATTTGGAAGGAGTTATTAA
- the LOC139763855 gene encoding type I iodothyronine deiodinase-like: MVNLERFRKVNEDFSRVADFVTVYIAEAHPTDGWAIEGNVEIANHKNLEERFAAAQRMIEMEPVDCPVLVDLLTDEANKAYGGMPERLYIVQDGVIVYKGNQGPFGYKLREVEEWLKKYKGE; the protein is encoded by the exons ATGGTCAACCTCGAAAGGTTCCGCAAG GTGAATGAGGACTTTTCGAGGGTGGCAGACTTTGTGACGGTGTACATCGCCGAGGCTCACCCGACTGACGGCTGGGCCATCGAGGGCAATGTGGAGATCGCCAACCACAA GAATCTGGAGGAGCGATTTGCAGCGGCGCAGCGTATGATAGAAATGGAGCCAGTAGACTGTCCGGTGCTGGTGGATCTACTGACGGACGAAGCTAACAAGGCGTACGGAGGTATGCCGGAGCGGCTATACATCGTCCAGGACGGCGTCATCGTTTACAAGGGCAACCAGGGACCCTTTGGTTATAAG cttCGGGAAGTTGAAGAGTGGTTGAAGAAATACAAAGGAGAGTAA
- the LOC139763823 gene encoding bifunctional glutamate/proline--tRNA ligase-like isoform X4, which produces MASKEKADKAGSNKDVDAAKKETRLGLEVSKSENLPDWYSNVLTKAEMIEYYDVSGCYILRPWSYAIWEHMQSFLNAKIKKTGVKNGYFPLFVSQAALEKEKTHIADFAPEVAWVTHSGRSKLAEPIAVRPTSETIMYPAYAKWIQSYRDLPLKINQWNNVVRWEFKHPQPFLRTREFLWQEGHSAFATKEEAEEEVYRMLDIYAEVYEDLLAIPVVKGRKTEKEKFAGGDFTTTIEAFVSASGRAIQGATSHHLGQNFSRMFDITFEDPKTEEMAYVYQNSWGLSTRPIGAVVMIHGDDKGLVLPPRVADIQVIIVPCGISAKMTDEQRKELYDGCTVLEKRLQKSSVRAECDLRENYSPGWKFNHWEMKGVPVRLDVGPRDLAKQEAVAVCRDTKEKLTIPVAELECKMIGLLDQIHDRLFAQAKDDLESHKKLVHSWEEFITALDGSNIMLAPYCGNESCEDSIKKDSACDEPSSTKGPSMGAKSLCIPFDQPGNVTGKSCIHPKCGQPAKFYTLFGRSY; this is translated from the exons ATGGCAAGTAAAGAAAAGGCAGATAAAGCAGGGAGCAACAAGGATGTTGATGCAGCGAAGAAGGAGACAAGGTTGGGTTTGGAAGTATCAAAGTCTGAAAATTTGCCCGACTGGTACTCTAAT GTACTGACTAAGGCAGAAATGATTGAGTACTATGATGTATCTGGTTGCTATATTCTACGTCCTTGGTCATATGCTATTTGGGAACATATGCAGAGTTTCTTAAATGCCAAGATTAAGAAGACTGGTGTGAAAAATGGTTATTTTCCCTTGTTTGTGAGCCAGGCTGCActtgagaaagaaaaaacacacatTGCTGACTTTGCTCCAGAG GTAGCTTGGGTCACACACTCAGGACGGAGTAAACTTGCCGAACCTATAGCTGTCCGACCAACTTCTGAGACTATTATGTACCCTGCCTATGCCAAGTGGATTCAGTCATACCGAGATCTGCCTTTGAAAATAAACCAATGGAATAATGTTGTG CGATGGGAGTTCAAGCATCCTCAGCCATTTTTGCGAACCCGTGAGTTCCTGTGGCAGGAAGGACACTCGGCCTTTGCCACAAAAGAAGAAGCTGAAGAGGAAGTGTATAGAATGTTAGATATATATGCAGAG GTTTATGAAGATCTCCTTGCCATTCCTGTTGTAAAGGGTCgcaaaactgaaaaagaaaagtttgcaGGAGGAGACTTTACTACTACAATTGAAGCGTTCGTGTCTGCTAGTGGCCGAGCAATTCAAGGAGCTACATCACATCATCTTGGACAGAACTTTTCTCGAATGTTTGACATAACATTTGAGGACCCAAAGACTGAGGAAATGGCTTATGTTTACCAGAATTCATGGGGTCTTTCAACACGTCCCATTGGTGCTGTGGTGATGATACATGGAGATGACAAGGGCCTTGTACTACCTCCCAGAGTTGCTGATATCCAG GTTATAATAGTGCCTTGTGGAATCAGTGCTAAGATGACTGATGAACAAAGGAAAGAACTGTATGATGGCTGCACAGTGCTGGAGAAACGATTGCAAAAGTCATCTGTACGTGCAGAGTGTGATCTAAGAGAGAACTATAGCCCAGGTTGGAAGTTTAATCACTGGGAAATGAAG GGGGTTCCTGTGCGACTAGATGTTGGTCCACGGGATTTGGCTAAGCAAGAGGCTGTTGCAGTTTGTCGAGATACCAAAGAAAAACTTACCATACCAGTTGCTGAACTCGAGTGCAAGATGATAGGACTTTTAGACCAGATTCATGATAGACTCTTTGCACAGGCTAAGGATGATTTGGAGTCACATAAGAAATTA GTGCATAGCTGGGAAGAATTCATAACTGCACTTGATGGCAGTAACATAATGCTGGCTCCATATTGTGGAAATGAATCATGTGAAGACAGTATCAAGAAAGATTCTGCCTGTGATGAGCCTTCATCCACAAAAGGTCCAAGTATGGGAGCCAAGAGCCTTTGCATACCCTTTGACCAGCCTGGTAATGTTACAGGTAAGTCCTGTATACATCCTAAGTGTGGGCAGCCTGCCAAGTTCTACACACTATTTGGAAGGAGTTATTAA
- the LOC139763823 gene encoding bifunctional glutamate/proline--tRNA ligase-like isoform X1, translating into MCNCGFSSLHIQQKNGCEWMQPLFICSWQYLTEVGINSQECLLELKMASKEKADKAGSNKDVDAAKKETRLGLEVSKSENLPDWYSNVLTKAEMIEYYDVSGCYILRPWSYAIWEHMQSFLNAKIKKTGVKNGYFPLFVSQAALEKEKTHIADFAPEVAWVTHSGRSKLAEPIAVRPTSETIMYPAYAKWIQSYRDLPLKINQWNNVVRWEFKHPQPFLRTREFLWQEGHSAFATKEEAEEEVYRMLDIYAEVYEDLLAIPVVKGRKTEKEKFAGGDFTTTIEAFVSASGRAIQGATSHHLGQNFSRMFDITFEDPKTEEMAYVYQNSWGLSTRPIGAVVMIHGDDKGLVLPPRVADIQVIIVPCGISAKMTDEQRKELYDGCTVLEKRLQKSSVRAECDLRENYSPGWKFNHWEMKGVPVRLDVGPRDLAKQEAVAVCRDTKEKLTIPVAELECKMIGLLDQIHDRLFAQAKDDLESHKKLVHSWEEFITALDGSNIMLAPYCGNESCEDSIKKDSACDEPSSTKGPSMGAKSLCIPFDQPGNVTGKSCIHPKCGQPAKFYTLFGRSY; encoded by the exons ATGTGcaactgtggtttcagttcactACACATACAgcaaaagaatggatgtgagtggatgcagcctttatttatctgttcctggcaatacctcactgaagtgggaatcaacagtcaa GAGTGCCTCTTGGAACTTAAGATGGCAAGTAAAGAAAAGGCAGATAAAGCAGGGAGCAACAAGGATGTTGATGCAGCGAAGAAGGAGACAAGGTTGGGTTTGGAAGTATCAAAGTCTGAAAATTTGCCCGACTGGTACTCTAAT GTACTGACTAAGGCAGAAATGATTGAGTACTATGATGTATCTGGTTGCTATATTCTACGTCCTTGGTCATATGCTATTTGGGAACATATGCAGAGTTTCTTAAATGCCAAGATTAAGAAGACTGGTGTGAAAAATGGTTATTTTCCCTTGTTTGTGAGCCAGGCTGCActtgagaaagaaaaaacacacatTGCTGACTTTGCTCCAGAG GTAGCTTGGGTCACACACTCAGGACGGAGTAAACTTGCCGAACCTATAGCTGTCCGACCAACTTCTGAGACTATTATGTACCCTGCCTATGCCAAGTGGATTCAGTCATACCGAGATCTGCCTTTGAAAATAAACCAATGGAATAATGTTGTG CGATGGGAGTTCAAGCATCCTCAGCCATTTTTGCGAACCCGTGAGTTCCTGTGGCAGGAAGGACACTCGGCCTTTGCCACAAAAGAAGAAGCTGAAGAGGAAGTGTATAGAATGTTAGATATATATGCAGAG GTTTATGAAGATCTCCTTGCCATTCCTGTTGTAAAGGGTCgcaaaactgaaaaagaaaagtttgcaGGAGGAGACTTTACTACTACAATTGAAGCGTTCGTGTCTGCTAGTGGCCGAGCAATTCAAGGAGCTACATCACATCATCTTGGACAGAACTTTTCTCGAATGTTTGACATAACATTTGAGGACCCAAAGACTGAGGAAATGGCTTATGTTTACCAGAATTCATGGGGTCTTTCAACACGTCCCATTGGTGCTGTGGTGATGATACATGGAGATGACAAGGGCCTTGTACTACCTCCCAGAGTTGCTGATATCCAG GTTATAATAGTGCCTTGTGGAATCAGTGCTAAGATGACTGATGAACAAAGGAAAGAACTGTATGATGGCTGCACAGTGCTGGAGAAACGATTGCAAAAGTCATCTGTACGTGCAGAGTGTGATCTAAGAGAGAACTATAGCCCAGGTTGGAAGTTTAATCACTGGGAAATGAAG GGGGTTCCTGTGCGACTAGATGTTGGTCCACGGGATTTGGCTAAGCAAGAGGCTGTTGCAGTTTGTCGAGATACCAAAGAAAAACTTACCATACCAGTTGCTGAACTCGAGTGCAAGATGATAGGACTTTTAGACCAGATTCATGATAGACTCTTTGCACAGGCTAAGGATGATTTGGAGTCACATAAGAAATTA GTGCATAGCTGGGAAGAATTCATAACTGCACTTGATGGCAGTAACATAATGCTGGCTCCATATTGTGGAAATGAATCATGTGAAGACAGTATCAAGAAAGATTCTGCCTGTGATGAGCCTTCATCCACAAAAGGTCCAAGTATGGGAGCCAAGAGCCTTTGCATACCCTTTGACCAGCCTGGTAATGTTACAGGTAAGTCCTGTATACATCCTAAGTGTGGGCAGCCTGCCAAGTTCTACACACTATTTGGAAGGAGTTATTAA
- the LOC139763823 gene encoding bifunctional glutamate/proline--tRNA ligase-like isoform X3 gives MDECLLELKMASKEKADKAGSNKDVDAAKKETRLGLEVSKSENLPDWYSNVLTKAEMIEYYDVSGCYILRPWSYAIWEHMQSFLNAKIKKTGVKNGYFPLFVSQAALEKEKTHIADFAPEVAWVTHSGRSKLAEPIAVRPTSETIMYPAYAKWIQSYRDLPLKINQWNNVVRWEFKHPQPFLRTREFLWQEGHSAFATKEEAEEEVYRMLDIYAEVYEDLLAIPVVKGRKTEKEKFAGGDFTTTIEAFVSASGRAIQGATSHHLGQNFSRMFDITFEDPKTEEMAYVYQNSWGLSTRPIGAVVMIHGDDKGLVLPPRVADIQVIIVPCGISAKMTDEQRKELYDGCTVLEKRLQKSSVRAECDLRENYSPGWKFNHWEMKGVPVRLDVGPRDLAKQEAVAVCRDTKEKLTIPVAELECKMIGLLDQIHDRLFAQAKDDLESHKKLVHSWEEFITALDGSNIMLAPYCGNESCEDSIKKDSACDEPSSTKGPSMGAKSLCIPFDQPGNVTGKSCIHPKCGQPAKFYTLFGRSY, from the exons atggat GAGTGCCTCTTGGAACTTAAGATGGCAAGTAAAGAAAAGGCAGATAAAGCAGGGAGCAACAAGGATGTTGATGCAGCGAAGAAGGAGACAAGGTTGGGTTTGGAAGTATCAAAGTCTGAAAATTTGCCCGACTGGTACTCTAAT GTACTGACTAAGGCAGAAATGATTGAGTACTATGATGTATCTGGTTGCTATATTCTACGTCCTTGGTCATATGCTATTTGGGAACATATGCAGAGTTTCTTAAATGCCAAGATTAAGAAGACTGGTGTGAAAAATGGTTATTTTCCCTTGTTTGTGAGCCAGGCTGCActtgagaaagaaaaaacacacatTGCTGACTTTGCTCCAGAG GTAGCTTGGGTCACACACTCAGGACGGAGTAAACTTGCCGAACCTATAGCTGTCCGACCAACTTCTGAGACTATTATGTACCCTGCCTATGCCAAGTGGATTCAGTCATACCGAGATCTGCCTTTGAAAATAAACCAATGGAATAATGTTGTG CGATGGGAGTTCAAGCATCCTCAGCCATTTTTGCGAACCCGTGAGTTCCTGTGGCAGGAAGGACACTCGGCCTTTGCCACAAAAGAAGAAGCTGAAGAGGAAGTGTATAGAATGTTAGATATATATGCAGAG GTTTATGAAGATCTCCTTGCCATTCCTGTTGTAAAGGGTCgcaaaactgaaaaagaaaagtttgcaGGAGGAGACTTTACTACTACAATTGAAGCGTTCGTGTCTGCTAGTGGCCGAGCAATTCAAGGAGCTACATCACATCATCTTGGACAGAACTTTTCTCGAATGTTTGACATAACATTTGAGGACCCAAAGACTGAGGAAATGGCTTATGTTTACCAGAATTCATGGGGTCTTTCAACACGTCCCATTGGTGCTGTGGTGATGATACATGGAGATGACAAGGGCCTTGTACTACCTCCCAGAGTTGCTGATATCCAG GTTATAATAGTGCCTTGTGGAATCAGTGCTAAGATGACTGATGAACAAAGGAAAGAACTGTATGATGGCTGCACAGTGCTGGAGAAACGATTGCAAAAGTCATCTGTACGTGCAGAGTGTGATCTAAGAGAGAACTATAGCCCAGGTTGGAAGTTTAATCACTGGGAAATGAAG GGGGTTCCTGTGCGACTAGATGTTGGTCCACGGGATTTGGCTAAGCAAGAGGCTGTTGCAGTTTGTCGAGATACCAAAGAAAAACTTACCATACCAGTTGCTGAACTCGAGTGCAAGATGATAGGACTTTTAGACCAGATTCATGATAGACTCTTTGCACAGGCTAAGGATGATTTGGAGTCACATAAGAAATTA GTGCATAGCTGGGAAGAATTCATAACTGCACTTGATGGCAGTAACATAATGCTGGCTCCATATTGTGGAAATGAATCATGTGAAGACAGTATCAAGAAAGATTCTGCCTGTGATGAGCCTTCATCCACAAAAGGTCCAAGTATGGGAGCCAAGAGCCTTTGCATACCCTTTGACCAGCCTGGTAATGTTACAGGTAAGTCCTGTATACATCCTAAGTGTGGGCAGCCTGCCAAGTTCTACACACTATTTGGAAGGAGTTATTAA